A single window of Crassostrea angulata isolate pt1a10 chromosome 8, ASM2561291v2, whole genome shotgun sequence DNA harbors:
- the LOC128159911 gene encoding RNA polymerase II-associated protein 3-like — translation MSKLSASEEKMLMLQHHMRENNMDLETFVKDMNKWEDDIKEKEQKLKSEKAVNGKELPPVRNSLKIKKKRKVKTLKDDDSQGRKPRKRISGYDYRSWDKLDIDKMCNDVDKQEKSDSSDYETDEEWEIERKKQQAAMDKDAGNDYFKRGDYTNAIESYTKGMALDPTNPILPANRAMALLKEQKYAAAEMDCMTALTLDPLYVKAYLRLGSAQFFMKKLQKAKDTFDKVLQLEPQNKQAKLEIEKIEKEMKKEQMVTHDSLAPDVGLVKPITKPPNKRSKKPLRRLEIEEVGVEETDIRQAARSRVEESHSKQRKETESKDNQMFAKFTNPGMINPPAPTPQTDQEPKPVINKTESETKLDLSNVQNEAQASVSPRSEVKSLSPRSFSVPASSFQFQADYKVLKTDMSAFYDYLKKIDPALYPKLFGECLDAEILMNMLKVFQNCYKPAGKDYFPHMQKLTEVKRFGMTVMFFSRKEKQVLQELFDNLKDKGTIQGNDLKSLATKYGVNC, via the exons ATGTCTAAACTAAGTGCTTCGGAAGAAAAGATGCTAATGCTTCAGCATCACATGCGAGAAAACAACATGGATCTCGAAACGTTTGTAAAAGACATGAATAAATGGGAAGACGATATCAAAGAAAAGGAACAAAAGCTGAAAAGTGAAAAGGCTGTGAATGGAAAG GAATTGCCTCCTGTAAGAAACAGTTTGAAAATCAAAAAGAAGAGGAAAGTGAAAACTCTAAAGGACGATGACAGTCAGGGGAGGAAGCCGCGGAAACGGATTAGTGGCTACGATTATCGGTCCTGGGACAAACTGGATATT gATAAAATGTGTAATGATGTGGATAAACAGGAGAAGTCGGATTCATCGGATTACGAAACAGACGAGGAGTGGgagatagagagaaagaagcAGCAGGCAGCCATGGATAAAGATGCT GGAAATGATTACTTTAAACGAGGGGACTACACTAATGCTATAGAATCCTATACAAAGGGGATGGCATTAGATCCCACCAACCCAATCCTACCCGCCAACAGAGCAATGGCTCTCCTGAAGGAGCAAAA ATATGCAGCTGCTGAGATGGACTGTATGACGGCCTTGACCTTAGACCCTCTCTATGTTAAGGCCTACCTCCGGCTGGGATCGGCTCAGTTCTTCATGAAGAAGCTGCAGAAGGCCAAGGACACCTTTGATAAAGTCCTGCAGCTGGAGCCCCAAAACAAACAGGCCAAGCTGGAGATTGAGAAAATTGAAAAG gAAATGAAGAAAGAACAAATGGTGACTCATGACAGTTTAGCCCCTGATGTAGGCCTTGTTAAACCAATCACAAAGCCCCCTAACAAGAGGTCAAAG AAGCCATTGAGGAGGTTAGAAATTGAAGAAGTTGGTGTTGAAGAAACAGATATTAGACAGGCAGCCAGATCTCGAGTAGAGGAAAGCCACAGCAAACAGAGGAAAGAGACAGAATCCAAGGACAATCAAATGTTTGCTAAATTCACCAACCCTGGAATGATCAATCCTCCAGCCCCTACCCCACAAACCGACCAAGAACCAAAACCTGTGATAAATAAAACTGAAAGTGAAACGAAGCTGGATTTATCAAATGTTCAAAATGAGGCTCAAGCTTCTGTCAGTCCTAGATCAGAGGTCAAATCTCTTTCACCCAGAAGTTTTTCTGTTCCAGCATCTTCATTTCAGTTCCAGGCAGATTACAAAGTGCTTAAAACGGATATGTCAGCATTCTATGATTATCTAAAg AAAATAGACCCTGCATTGTACCCCAAGCTGTTCGGAGAATGCCTTGATGCagaaattttaatgaatatgcTTAAAGTATTTCAAAACTGCTACAAACC AGCTGGGAAGGACTATTTTCCACACATGCAGAAGCTGACGGAAGTGAAGCGGTTCGGTATGACTGTGATGTTCTTCTccagaaaagaaaaacaag TGCTGCAAGAATTGTTTGACAACTTGAAAGACAAAGGAACAATACAAGGAAATGATCTGAAGTCTTTGGCCACAAAATATGGAGTGAACTGCTAA
- the LOC128159912 gene encoding transmembrane protein 229A-like: MPCVSDYGIKMEAKSTSRGLTAAERLFFYGMHGLFDEIVFTALYDVVYEPDGNRQLKGYSTIFSFFIYGVCSYLVERMYVRLKEVGIPFKVRIFIYLVVLYSWEFSCGLVLRQFDACSWDYSHYQFNIMGLITLEYAIFWLPLCAWNDVLYKYLLSLKLPGHSIHDKST, encoded by the exons ATGCCGTGTGTTAGTGACTACGGGATAAAG ATGGAAGCAAAATCCACCAGTCGAGGATTAACCGCGGCCGAGCGCCTCTTCTTCTATGGCATGCATGGTCTCTTTGACGAAATTGTGTTCACTGCTCTTTATGACGTCGTATACGAACCGGATGGAAACCGACAGCTCAAAGGCTATTCCAcgattttctcattttttatcTATGGAGTTTGTAGCTATTTGGTGGAGCGAATGTATGTCCGCCTCAAAGAAGTCGGTATTCCATTTAAAGTTCGCATCTTCATATATCTCGTCGTACTTTACTCCTGGGAGTTCTCCTGTGGCCTCGTTTTGAGACAGTTTGACGCATGCTCATGGGATTACAGCCACTACCAGTTTAACATCATGGGTCTCATTACACTGGAGTACGCTATTTTCTGGCTTCCTCTGTGTGCGTGGAATGACGTTTTGTATAAGTATTTGCTCAGCCTTAAACTTCCGGGGCATAGCATCCATGATAAATCGACCTAA
- the LOC128160110 gene encoding uncharacterized protein LOC128160110 isoform X1 gives MENKTKSWIFVISILVYLPSIILSSKRCYYPDGQIKGYCHDEIFSSPGQVRFSVMVGVHSPRDAHSCGDISPGGVQTAMAVKWIVDILNGAGDFSKAFVPGIRLGFDVYDDCGIRSRATDGVSELVPLTDTSVLMKCAQPCNTSNSEFLGLMSSSTMEATSASLSVLSPSITGMTSLSSYNDINDRRVTFTSTEDAEIKGLVDWMREQKWSLVAVVYTDDQRSTAMYDSLVQHSKRAKICLAHVSLIKEEALSTSTSKDILEPIIGTLEKTQKKLMDEKLSVVFLGRTDTAKMLFQFIKNRDTNVIVHKLQWVLPSNIHLDLTLKNTLISQQNQNMPKVIMVEKQHQHLPSFQNYFIDELINYNQYDSLPRQYLDGYEQQMLGRSNAAKSDLTKVYRQTESVLPTVSAILTLASSLRQMQAKLCTVSRDFCQELRFSLANEFLRLDSSNLEQQIGSFSVIPEDLKNLTISSSNYTFSFPSFNDLQFSVYEPSNQSLHKLASMVNGKVVVHDQTQTMSLTSECKAQCEECQNKDDIEFAYIPGDVLLLGIFSLREDGSTSSTDSANKYNCGMFRDSYTPITVSSFLHSISSLQQQTIIGPKIGGIALDDCYNPLSISYLLSELFTGKRVLKDPNTGENVDFRKVIAVIGALSSKVTQVIADQLTLLDIPLISYGASSASLDNRIRYPLFLRTVPSDDFQVQGFVDILEKLKFSHVGVIYLDDAYGQNAKQSFLQMTEHKKICVENPMSITEDFTSEQLQEIVDKLTKQRVHVVLFIGIDTVAEMLLDKLKTQLTDVHFTFLASEGWGTHPKLIEGGQNSRGMAAAGTLVFVTHDSFYVDDTFKLYLENLTSLSSNRNPWLDQFWENVLECDFRGSYNKRYSKSCDAGVHFTSDQINAFASFQRSVHVHHATYAIDLAYRHVVNDISCQNHFRTKECADVFVARIKNTELISKNGQRIKVFKDDGNGLMGFIVYNIQAVDQNKYEYVKVGSYSSTSREMLQLDITKIKIFKEGNPPIPIPIPELGASCEEATTSRDNCRVVCPVTTTITTTALVKTTTAASESSDNASLLNIVLAVVCGVLLLFLIIIVVMMCRQQRMTSAFYNKENTAVKSPSLRSLEIYDEPYKDRRVRTTSFEQSEHKSSSTSGVVSIRSTAGRGGTRNLSNGTTQSIKSPIKYSELLQLEVPRADTLKYGSRASVATYLDPANNEVPRIQITRDDSDLRNFRAPGMEQIQRHHSANNVGESDSNLNYIQAKDLEMEDDDELARQEAELNYRQRATSLNEGMHGQPTLILNRPNTLPGIPSRSDMGSRDQMHTPSFSAPAPNRHISPMYLDAVHDSQTSDPSSYPTIPVHMNGHPNGSHLLMVSPGNYIPSFGYQGIPTSGYHPVYIPTASHSIHGQPIAFVNSHDARRPRGSSFTAGITEHPIHFIDPSQVHINPHSVHGVSVHNDGQTEFVSNTLPSYKTRSKDQREQYHSMTSMPDVISHEHEDGVEIMI, from the exons ATGGAAAACAAGACCAAAAGCTGGATTTTTGTGATCTCGATTCTCGTGTATCTCCCGTCCATTATCTTATCCTCCAAACGATGCTACTACCCTGATGGTCAGATTAAAGGATACTGTCACGACGAGATATTTTCCAGCCCGGGACAGGTCCGTTTTTCTGTGATGGTGGGGGTACACAGTCCCCGCGATGCCCATTCCTGTGGTGACATATCCCCCGGGGGAGTCCAAACGGCCATGGCTGTCAAATGGATCGTGGACATTCTGAATGGAGCGGGGGACTTCTCCAAAGCCTTCGTCCCGGGGATTAGGCTAG GTTTTGACGTATATGATGACTGTGGAATCAGGTCACGTGCTACAGACGGCGTGTCGGAGCTGGTTCCTCTCACAGACACCTCAGTCTTGATGAAGTGTGCACAGCCGTGTAATACATCCAATTCAGAGTTCCTTG GTTTAATGAGTTCGAGCACCATGGAGGCCACATCTGCTTCTCTTTCTGTGCTATCCCCTAGCATCACGGGCATGACGTCATTATCATCCTATAATGACATCAACGACCGAAGGGTGACGTTTACTTCCACAGAAGATGCAGAAATTAAG GGATTAGTGGActggatgagagagcagaagtGGTCATTGGTAGCTGTTGTGTATACGGATGATCAACGTAGTACTGCCATGTATGATTCCCTTGTACAGCATTCCAAAAGAGCTAAAATTTGTTTAGCTCATGTTTCGCTAATAAAGGAAGAAGCGCTTTCAACTTCCACTAGTAAAGACATCCTAGAGCCAATAATAGGCACACTGGAAAAGACACAGAAAAAGTTGATGGATGAAAAACTGAGTGTGGTGTTTCTCGGAAGGACGGACACAGCCAAAATGTTATTTCAGTTCATAAAAAATCGTGATACCAATGTAATTGTTCACAAACTTCAATGGGTGCTTCCTTCAAACATTCATTTGGACTTAACTCTCAAAAACACACTTATTTCACAACAGAACCAGAACATGCCAAAAGTCATTATGGTTGAAAAGCAACATCAACATCTGCCATCCTTTCAAAACTATTTCATTGATGAACTGATAAATTATAACCAGTACGACAGCCTTCCTAGACAATACTTGGATGGATATGAACAGCAAATGCTAGGTCGTAGCAATGCGGCTAAAAGTGATCTAACCAAGGTTTATAGACAAACCGAAAGCGTACTACCCACTGTAAGTGCCATCTTGACTTTAGCATCAAGTCTTCGACAGATGCAGGCAAAGCTGTGTACAGTTTCAAGAGATTTCTGTCAGGAGCTGAGATTCAGCTTGGCCAACGAATTTCTTCGTTTGGACTCATCCAACTTAGAACAGCAGATAGGAAGTTTCTCTGTGATCCCAGAGGATTTGAAAAATTTGACAATAAGTAGTAGCAACTATACATTTTCTTTCCCGAGTTTTAACGATCTTCAGTTTTCTGTGTATGAGCCATCTAATCAGTCACTACACAAG ttAGCAAGCATGGTGAACGGCAAAGTTGTTGTTCACGACCAAACTCAGACGATGTCTCTTACGTCTGAATGTAAGGCACAGTGTGAAGAATGTCAGAACAAGGATGACATTGAATTCGCCTATATTCCTGGAGACGTGCTTCTGTTGGGCATATTTTCGCTTCGAGAAGACGGATCAACGTCTTCCACAGACTCAGCCAACAAGTACAACTGCGGAATGTTCCGAGATTCATATACTCCGATTACCGTATCTTCATTTCTACATTCTATTTCTTCTTTACAACAACAGACTATCATCGGGCCAAAGATTGGTGGAATTGCTTTAGACGATTGCTACAATCCTTTGAGCATATCGTATTTGTTGTCTGAACTTTTCACGGGAAAGCGTGTTTTGAAGGATCCAAACACCGGAGAAAATGTCGATTTCCGTAAAGTGATTGCTGTGATTGGTGCACTATCGAGTAAGGTAACCCAAGTGATTGCCGATCAGCTGACTTTACTAGATATCCCGCTGATATCATACGGCGCATCGTCTGCTTCACTAGACAACCGAATTAGATATCCTTTGTTTTTAAGAACAGTGCCCAGTGACGACTTTCAGGTCCAaggttttgttgatattttagagaaattaaaatttagtCACGTTGGAGTTATTTACCTTGATGATGCATATGGCCAGAATGCAAAACAATCATTTTTGCAAATGACTGAACATAAGAAAATATGTGTGGAAAACCCAATGTCTATTACAGAGGATTTTACATCAGAACAACTGCAGGAGATCGTCGACAAGCTAACAAAACAAAGAG TCCATGTCGTCCTCTTCATTGGAATCGACACAGTTGCAGAGATGCTGTTAGACAAGCTAAAGACGCAGCTTACCGACGTTCATTTCACGTTCCTGGCAAGTGAAGGTTGGGGGACGCACCCTAAGCTCATTGAAGGAGGACAAAACAGTAGAGGAATGGCTGCGGCGGGAACTCTGGTCTTTGTTACCCACGACAGCTTCTACGTGGATGACACCTTTAAGCTGTATTTAGAAAACCTAACCTCTCTTTCAAGCAACAGAAATCCGTGGCTTGATCAGTTTTGGGAAAACGTTCTTGAATGCGATTTTCGAGGATCATATAACAAACGGTATTCCAAATCATGTGATGCTGGAGTACACTTTACGAGCGACCAAATTAATGCTTTTGCATCATTTCAGAGAAGTGTTCACGTTCATCATGCGACCTATGCGATTGATTTAGCTTACAGGCATGTCGTAAACGACATTTCTTGCCAAAATCATTTTCGAACAAAAGAATGTGCTGATGTTTTTGTGGCTAGAATAAAAAATACAGAGCTGATATCCAAAAACGGTCAGAGGATTAAGGTTTTCAAAGATGACGGCAACGGATTAATGGGATTTATCGTATATAACATTCAAGCTGTGGACCAAAATAAATACGAATATGTCAAG GTTGGATCTTATTCATCCACATCAAGGGAAATGCTACAGCTTGAcatcacaaaaattaaaattttcaaagaaggCAATCCCCCAATTCCGATACCCATACCAGAGCTGGGAGCATCGTGTGAAGAGGCAACTACCTCTCGAGACAACTGTAGGGTCGTTTGTCCCGTAACAACAACAATAACTACCACTGCATTAGtgaaaacaacaacagctgCTTCTGAGTCATCGGACAATGCTTCCTTGTTAAATATAGTGCTTGCAGTCGTCTGTGGTGTATTGTTGCTCTTCCTTATCATTATAGTAGTTATGATGTGTAGACAACAAAGAATGACAAGTGCTTTCTACAACAAAGAAAATACAG CAGTAAAAAGCCCAAGCCTCAGAAGTTTGGAAATCTACGATGAGCCATATAAAGACAGAAGGGTACGGACGACGTCTTTTGAACAAAGTGAGCACAAATCGTCTTCGACAAGCGGTGTGGTATCAATAAGATCAACTGCAGGACGCGGTGGTACAAGGAATTTATCTAATGGGACTACCCAAAGCATCAAATCGCCAATCAAGTATTCTGAACTCTTGCAGCTAGAGGTTCCAAGGGCCGACACATTGAAGTATGGATCGAGGGCATCAGTTGCCACATACCTTGATCCGGCAAATAACGAAGTTCCTAGAATTCAGATAACTCGCGACGATAGTGATTTACGGAATTTCAGAGCCCCTGGTATGGAACAAATCCAGAGACATCACTCTGCAAATAACGTAGGCGAATCTGATTCAAATCTTAACTACATACAGGCAAAAGATCTCGAAATGGAAGACGATGATGAGCTCGCGCGACAAGAGGCTGAGTTAAACTATCGACAGAGGGCGACATCTCTGAATGAAGGCATGCATGGACAGCCCACTCTGATTCTAAATCGTCCTAATACACTTCCAGGTATACCGTCCCGCTCTGATATGGGAAGCAGGGACCAAATGCACACGCCATCTTTCTCTGCGCCAGCGCCTAATAGACACATCTCTCCCATGTACCTTGATGCTGTGCATGACTCACAAACCAGCGACCCATCATCGTACCCAACTATACCCGTGCATATGAATGGGCATCCTAATGGTTCGCATCTTTTGATGGTTTCACCCGGGAATTACATTCCCTCTTTCGGATACCAGGGAATCCCAACATCTGGTTACCATCCGGTGTATATTCCAACGGCCTCTCATTCCATCCATGGCCAACCGATAGCTTTTGTAAATTCCCACGATGCAAGACGTCCAAGGGGTTCATCATTTACAGCTGGCATTACTGAGCATCCAATTCATTTTATTGACCCAAGTCAAGTTCATATCAATCCACATAGTGTTCACGGAGTAAGTGTCCATAATGACGGACAGACTGAATTTGTATCCAACACACTTCCGTCATACAAAACCAGGAGTAAGGATCAAAGAGAACAGTACCATTCGATGACGTCAATGCCTGACGTCATTTCACACGAGCATGAAGATGGTGTCGAAATAATGATCTGA
- the LOC128160110 gene encoding uncharacterized protein LOC128160110 isoform X2, with protein sequence MENKTKSWIFVISILVYLPSIILSSKRCYYPDGQIKGYCHDEIFSSPGQVRFSVMVGVHSPRDAHSCGDISPGGVQTAMAVKWIVDILNGAGDFSKAFVPGIRLGFDVYDDCGIRSRATDGVSELVPLTDTSVLMKCAQPCNTSNSEFLGLMSSSTMEATSASLSVLSPSITGMTSLSSYNDINDRRVTFTSTEDAEIKGLVDWMREQKWSLVAVVYTDDQRSTAMYDSLVQHSKRAKICLAHVSLIKEEALSTSTSKDILEPIIGTLEKTQKKLMDEKLSVVFLGRTDTAKMLFQFIKNRDTNVIVHKLQWVLPSNIHLDLTLKNTLISQQNQNMPKVIMVEKQHQHLPSFQNYFIDELINYNQYDSLPRQYLDGYEQQMLGRSNAAKSDLTKVYRQTESVLPTVSAILTLASSLRQMQAKLCTVSRDFCQELRFSLANEFLRLDSSNLEQQIGSFSVIPEDLKNLTISSSNYTFSFPSFNDLQFSVYEPSNQSLHKLASMVNGKVVVHDQTQTMSLTSECKAQCEECQNKDDIEFAYIPGDVLLLGIFSLREDGSTSSTDSANKYNCGMFRDSYTPITVSSFLHSISSLQQQTIIGPKIGGIALDDCYNPLSISYLLSELFTGKRVLKDPNTGENVDFRKVIAVIGALSSKVTQVIADQLTLLDIPLISYGASSASLDNRIRYPLFLRTVPSDDFQVQGFVDILEKLKFSHVGVIYLDDAYGQNAKQSFLQMTEHKKICVENPMSITEDFTSEQLQEIVDKLTKQRVHVVLFIGIDTVAEMLLDKLKTQLTDVHFTFLASEGWGTHPKLIEGGQNSRGMAAAGTLVFVTHDSFYVDDTFKLYLENLTSLSSNRNPWLDQFWENVLECDFRGSYNKRYSKSCDAGVHFTSDQINAFASFQRSVHVHHATYAIDLAYRHVVNDISCQNHFRTKECADVFVARIKNTELISKNGQRIKVFKDDGNGLMGFIVYNIQAVDQNKYEYVKVGSYSSTSREMLQLDITKIKIFKEGNPPIPIPIPELGASCEEATTSRDNCRVVCPVTTTITTTALVKTTTAASESSDNASLLNIVLAVVCGVLLLFLIIIVVMMCRQQRMTSAFYNKENTVKSPSLRSLEIYDEPYKDRRVRTTSFEQSEHKSSSTSGVVSIRSTAGRGGTRNLSNGTTQSIKSPIKYSELLQLEVPRADTLKYGSRASVATYLDPANNEVPRIQITRDDSDLRNFRAPGMEQIQRHHSANNVGESDSNLNYIQAKDLEMEDDDELARQEAELNYRQRATSLNEGMHGQPTLILNRPNTLPGIPSRSDMGSRDQMHTPSFSAPAPNRHISPMYLDAVHDSQTSDPSSYPTIPVHMNGHPNGSHLLMVSPGNYIPSFGYQGIPTSGYHPVYIPTASHSIHGQPIAFVNSHDARRPRGSSFTAGITEHPIHFIDPSQVHINPHSVHGVSVHNDGQTEFVSNTLPSYKTRSKDQREQYHSMTSMPDVISHEHEDGVEIMI encoded by the exons ATGGAAAACAAGACCAAAAGCTGGATTTTTGTGATCTCGATTCTCGTGTATCTCCCGTCCATTATCTTATCCTCCAAACGATGCTACTACCCTGATGGTCAGATTAAAGGATACTGTCACGACGAGATATTTTCCAGCCCGGGACAGGTCCGTTTTTCTGTGATGGTGGGGGTACACAGTCCCCGCGATGCCCATTCCTGTGGTGACATATCCCCCGGGGGAGTCCAAACGGCCATGGCTGTCAAATGGATCGTGGACATTCTGAATGGAGCGGGGGACTTCTCCAAAGCCTTCGTCCCGGGGATTAGGCTAG GTTTTGACGTATATGATGACTGTGGAATCAGGTCACGTGCTACAGACGGCGTGTCGGAGCTGGTTCCTCTCACAGACACCTCAGTCTTGATGAAGTGTGCACAGCCGTGTAATACATCCAATTCAGAGTTCCTTG GTTTAATGAGTTCGAGCACCATGGAGGCCACATCTGCTTCTCTTTCTGTGCTATCCCCTAGCATCACGGGCATGACGTCATTATCATCCTATAATGACATCAACGACCGAAGGGTGACGTTTACTTCCACAGAAGATGCAGAAATTAAG GGATTAGTGGActggatgagagagcagaagtGGTCATTGGTAGCTGTTGTGTATACGGATGATCAACGTAGTACTGCCATGTATGATTCCCTTGTACAGCATTCCAAAAGAGCTAAAATTTGTTTAGCTCATGTTTCGCTAATAAAGGAAGAAGCGCTTTCAACTTCCACTAGTAAAGACATCCTAGAGCCAATAATAGGCACACTGGAAAAGACACAGAAAAAGTTGATGGATGAAAAACTGAGTGTGGTGTTTCTCGGAAGGACGGACACAGCCAAAATGTTATTTCAGTTCATAAAAAATCGTGATACCAATGTAATTGTTCACAAACTTCAATGGGTGCTTCCTTCAAACATTCATTTGGACTTAACTCTCAAAAACACACTTATTTCACAACAGAACCAGAACATGCCAAAAGTCATTATGGTTGAAAAGCAACATCAACATCTGCCATCCTTTCAAAACTATTTCATTGATGAACTGATAAATTATAACCAGTACGACAGCCTTCCTAGACAATACTTGGATGGATATGAACAGCAAATGCTAGGTCGTAGCAATGCGGCTAAAAGTGATCTAACCAAGGTTTATAGACAAACCGAAAGCGTACTACCCACTGTAAGTGCCATCTTGACTTTAGCATCAAGTCTTCGACAGATGCAGGCAAAGCTGTGTACAGTTTCAAGAGATTTCTGTCAGGAGCTGAGATTCAGCTTGGCCAACGAATTTCTTCGTTTGGACTCATCCAACTTAGAACAGCAGATAGGAAGTTTCTCTGTGATCCCAGAGGATTTGAAAAATTTGACAATAAGTAGTAGCAACTATACATTTTCTTTCCCGAGTTTTAACGATCTTCAGTTTTCTGTGTATGAGCCATCTAATCAGTCACTACACAAG ttAGCAAGCATGGTGAACGGCAAAGTTGTTGTTCACGACCAAACTCAGACGATGTCTCTTACGTCTGAATGTAAGGCACAGTGTGAAGAATGTCAGAACAAGGATGACATTGAATTCGCCTATATTCCTGGAGACGTGCTTCTGTTGGGCATATTTTCGCTTCGAGAAGACGGATCAACGTCTTCCACAGACTCAGCCAACAAGTACAACTGCGGAATGTTCCGAGATTCATATACTCCGATTACCGTATCTTCATTTCTACATTCTATTTCTTCTTTACAACAACAGACTATCATCGGGCCAAAGATTGGTGGAATTGCTTTAGACGATTGCTACAATCCTTTGAGCATATCGTATTTGTTGTCTGAACTTTTCACGGGAAAGCGTGTTTTGAAGGATCCAAACACCGGAGAAAATGTCGATTTCCGTAAAGTGATTGCTGTGATTGGTGCACTATCGAGTAAGGTAACCCAAGTGATTGCCGATCAGCTGACTTTACTAGATATCCCGCTGATATCATACGGCGCATCGTCTGCTTCACTAGACAACCGAATTAGATATCCTTTGTTTTTAAGAACAGTGCCCAGTGACGACTTTCAGGTCCAaggttttgttgatattttagagaaattaaaatttagtCACGTTGGAGTTATTTACCTTGATGATGCATATGGCCAGAATGCAAAACAATCATTTTTGCAAATGACTGAACATAAGAAAATATGTGTGGAAAACCCAATGTCTATTACAGAGGATTTTACATCAGAACAACTGCAGGAGATCGTCGACAAGCTAACAAAACAAAGAG TCCATGTCGTCCTCTTCATTGGAATCGACACAGTTGCAGAGATGCTGTTAGACAAGCTAAAGACGCAGCTTACCGACGTTCATTTCACGTTCCTGGCAAGTGAAGGTTGGGGGACGCACCCTAAGCTCATTGAAGGAGGACAAAACAGTAGAGGAATGGCTGCGGCGGGAACTCTGGTCTTTGTTACCCACGACAGCTTCTACGTGGATGACACCTTTAAGCTGTATTTAGAAAACCTAACCTCTCTTTCAAGCAACAGAAATCCGTGGCTTGATCAGTTTTGGGAAAACGTTCTTGAATGCGATTTTCGAGGATCATATAACAAACGGTATTCCAAATCATGTGATGCTGGAGTACACTTTACGAGCGACCAAATTAATGCTTTTGCATCATTTCAGAGAAGTGTTCACGTTCATCATGCGACCTATGCGATTGATTTAGCTTACAGGCATGTCGTAAACGACATTTCTTGCCAAAATCATTTTCGAACAAAAGAATGTGCTGATGTTTTTGTGGCTAGAATAAAAAATACAGAGCTGATATCCAAAAACGGTCAGAGGATTAAGGTTTTCAAAGATGACGGCAACGGATTAATGGGATTTATCGTATATAACATTCAAGCTGTGGACCAAAATAAATACGAATATGTCAAG GTTGGATCTTATTCATCCACATCAAGGGAAATGCTACAGCTTGAcatcacaaaaattaaaattttcaaagaaggCAATCCCCCAATTCCGATACCCATACCAGAGCTGGGAGCATCGTGTGAAGAGGCAACTACCTCTCGAGACAACTGTAGGGTCGTTTGTCCCGTAACAACAACAATAACTACCACTGCATTAGtgaaaacaacaacagctgCTTCTGAGTCATCGGACAATGCTTCCTTGTTAAATATAGTGCTTGCAGTCGTCTGTGGTGTATTGTTGCTCTTCCTTATCATTATAGTAGTTATGATGTGTAGACAACAAAGAATGACAAGTGCTTTCTACAACAAAGAAAATACAG TAAAAAGCCCAAGCCTCAGAAGTTTGGAAATCTACGATGAGCCATATAAAGACAGAAGGGTACGGACGACGTCTTTTGAACAAAGTGAGCACAAATCGTCTTCGACAAGCGGTGTGGTATCAATAAGATCAACTGCAGGACGCGGTGGTACAAGGAATTTATCTAATGGGACTACCCAAAGCATCAAATCGCCAATCAAGTATTCTGAACTCTTGCAGCTAGAGGTTCCAAGGGCCGACACATTGAAGTATGGATCGAGGGCATCAGTTGCCACATACCTTGATCCGGCAAATAACGAAGTTCCTAGAATTCAGATAACTCGCGACGATAGTGATTTACGGAATTTCAGAGCCCCTGGTATGGAACAAATCCAGAGACATCACTCTGCAAATAACGTAGGCGAATCTGATTCAAATCTTAACTACATACAGGCAAAAGATCTCGAAATGGAAGACGATGATGAGCTCGCGCGACAAGAGGCTGAGTTAAACTATCGACAGAGGGCGACATCTCTGAATGAAGGCATGCATGGACAGCCCACTCTGATTCTAAATCGTCCTAATACACTTCCAGGTATACCGTCCCGCTCTGATATGGGAAGCAGGGACCAAATGCACACGCCATCTTTCTCTGCGCCAGCGCCTAATAGACACATCTCTCCCATGTACCTTGATGCTGTGCATGACTCACAAACCAGCGACCCATCATCGTACCCAACTATACCCGTGCATATGAATGGGCATCCTAATGGTTCGCATCTTTTGATGGTTTCACCCGGGAATTACATTCCCTCTTTCGGATACCAGGGAATCCCAACATCTGGTTACCATCCGGTGTATATTCCAACGGCCTCTCATTCCATCCATGGCCAACCGATAGCTTTTGTAAATTCCCACGATGCAAGACGTCCAAGGGGTTCATCATTTACAGCTGGCATTACTGAGCATCCAATTCATTTTATTGACCCAAGTCAAGTTCATATCAATCCACATAGTGTTCACGGAGTAAGTGTCCATAATGACGGACAGACTGAATTTGTATCCAACACACTTCCGTCATACAAAACCAGGAGTAAGGATCAAAGAGAACAGTACCATTCGATGACGTCAATGCCTGACGTCATTTCACACGAGCATGAAGATGGTGTCGAAATAATGATCTGA